Proteins encoded by one window of Actinocorallia herbida:
- a CDS encoding FKBP-type peptidyl-prolyl cis-trans isomerase: MSDSDKTPSVKLPDARDISRTSFTPHGINRGKGSLKRPANKAELRKRRIKQTGIGVLVLAVVAGVGGGAWALTRPEEDFTVTGAFGKDPKISWPEVEPYAKGKTEKLISGSGDALKDGDTAFVHFETYQWTGAKEHEEKSSSYTDGSATTLPVGGEGSGFKRLDDAVKTAKIGDRYLLTIPVSELGETAEQTELAKDDNVVFVLDVVSKQYELTGEQTAVDDDSLPKVTAAEKIGDAPTVEIPKTDPPKELVVKTLIKGTGPVTAKGQTLVTNYAGKIWRNGKEFDSSWTNGSTASFPIGTGGVIPGWDKALVGVTVGSRLLLVIPSEDGYADGNESAGIEKGDTLVFVVDVLGAA, from the coding sequence ATGTCGGACAGTGACAAGACCCCCAGCGTGAAGCTGCCGGACGCCCGGGACATCAGCCGGACCAGCTTCACCCCGCACGGGATCAACCGCGGCAAGGGGTCGCTGAAGCGTCCGGCCAACAAGGCCGAACTGCGCAAGCGGCGGATCAAGCAGACCGGCATCGGCGTCCTCGTGCTCGCCGTCGTCGCGGGCGTGGGCGGCGGGGCCTGGGCGCTCACCCGGCCGGAAGAGGACTTCACCGTCACCGGCGCGTTCGGCAAGGACCCCAAGATCTCCTGGCCCGAGGTCGAGCCGTACGCCAAGGGCAAGACCGAGAAGCTGATCTCCGGTTCCGGCGACGCGCTGAAGGACGGCGACACCGCCTTCGTGCACTTCGAGACCTACCAGTGGACCGGGGCCAAGGAGCACGAGGAGAAGTCCAGCAGCTACACCGACGGCAGCGCGACGACCCTGCCCGTCGGCGGCGAGGGCAGCGGCTTCAAGCGTCTTGACGACGCGGTCAAGACCGCCAAGATCGGCGACCGCTACCTGCTGACGATCCCCGTCTCGGAGCTGGGCGAGACCGCGGAGCAGACCGAGCTGGCGAAGGACGACAACGTCGTGTTCGTGCTCGACGTCGTCAGCAAGCAGTACGAGCTCACCGGCGAGCAGACCGCGGTGGACGACGACTCCCTGCCCAAGGTCACCGCCGCCGAGAAGATCGGGGACGCGCCGACCGTCGAGATCCCCAAGACCGACCCGCCCAAGGAACTCGTCGTCAAGACGCTGATCAAGGGCACGGGCCCGGTGACCGCCAAGGGCCAGACCCTCGTCACCAACTACGCGGGCAAGATCTGGCGCAACGGCAAGGAGTTCGACTCCAGCTGGACCAACGGTTCGACCGCGAGCTTCCCGATCGGCACCGGCGGCGTGATCCCCGGCTGGGACAAGGCGCTGGTCGGCGTCACCGTCGGCAGCCGGCTGCTGCTGGTGATCCCCTCCGAGGACGGCTACGCCGACGGCAACGAGAGCGCGGGCATCGAGAAGGGCGACACCCTGGTGTTCGTCGTGGACGTGCTCGGCGCGGCTTGA
- a CDS encoding transglycosylase domain-containing protein: MSENGDDARIEAQGDTAPPGAAENAATADPAERSAAARPDGAGDDEPEPAPEPAENAGEDAEPAGDAQDETPPASAETGETPAAEPTASRQESVPAPDDAGEDPLDKVEDTPSSLDEPTSAYTPFLDDPDEDGPHEAPRPVDQDEPQESDDPTRAFAPLPDESDDLYAPFRDDFPDEDPAEVTRIDPAEVTRMDTVLPTTAAFAAVAASDGADGADGGGPSDPGPPSSSAASPQPGLPRKRGRWVRRLSWSVLVLLGLGVIAFAIAYKLTPVPETQQLSAREQLNVFYYSDGKTVLVEEGTNRRPVDLVEISLPVQEAVISAENRSFRTDPGVSFSGTFRAFWSTATGKQVQGGSTITQQMVRNYYSGLSQERSIFRKLKEVMVSLKVSQSRDKDWIMEQYLNTIYFGRQSYGIQAAAQSYFKVDAKDLDPAQSAFLAAAIQQPTPFSKVTKDNRAAVEERWRYVVKGMVEAKDLTQAEADALKFPVPVKEKQKNIYRGQVGYMVNIAKKELREQRGIDDEDLALGGLRIVTTFRKPLMDAAVKAVTDNVPADMPKEQRIGLTSVDPSNGEVVAMYGGRDYLKEAMSSSFGLKAQAGSGFKPFVLAAALESGVRLSDTYSGAAPLMVGNHAIENSSGHSYGYLNLVQMTRDSANTAYVRLGQEIGNDKVTAMAESLGIPESQLTANGADTTAVYPLGVADVSPAQQAGAYAAFANEGVWYKPHVIKSITGRKKVERKVKNEGVRVMSKDTAADATYAMEQVVNSGTGTAANLYDRDAAGKTGTTDGGAAVWFNGYVPQLSTSVGIFQSKNLSKSLDLSPYSAYGGVLPAMVWRQYMETATAGMEVKEFPDPVTYDYTPQYQYNPDDDNTTSPGNGPDTSTPTDGENSGEPTGETPEDPDQTDPGTGEDPGEGDGGDDGAVDDGGDGAEPGVEPGAEPDAGGGR, translated from the coding sequence TTGAGCGAGAATGGCGACGACGCGCGCATCGAGGCGCAGGGGGACACCGCGCCCCCCGGGGCTGCCGAGAACGCCGCGACGGCCGATCCGGCCGAGCGGTCCGCCGCAGCGCGTCCGGACGGTGCCGGAGACGACGAGCCCGAACCGGCCCCGGAGCCCGCGGAGAACGCCGGCGAGGACGCCGAGCCCGCGGGCGACGCGCAGGACGAGACGCCTCCCGCGTCGGCCGAAACGGGCGAAACGCCTGCGGCGGAGCCGACGGCCTCCCGGCAGGAGTCCGTGCCCGCGCCGGACGATGCCGGGGAAGACCCCCTCGACAAGGTCGAAGACACCCCCTCTTCCCTGGACGAGCCCACCAGTGCCTACACCCCCTTCCTCGACGACCCGGACGAGGACGGGCCGCACGAAGCCCCCCGGCCCGTCGACCAGGATGAACCGCAGGAGTCGGACGATCCGACCCGCGCCTTCGCCCCGCTCCCCGACGAGTCCGACGATCTCTACGCGCCCTTCCGTGACGACTTCCCGGATGAGGACCCCGCCGAGGTCACCCGGATCGACCCGGCCGAGGTCACCCGCATGGACACGGTCCTCCCCACGACGGCGGCCTTCGCCGCCGTCGCCGCCTCCGACGGAGCGGACGGAGCGGACGGCGGCGGGCCCTCCGACCCCGGCCCGCCCTCCTCGTCGGCGGCCTCGCCCCAGCCCGGTCTCCCCCGCAAGCGCGGGAGGTGGGTGCGGCGGCTGAGCTGGAGCGTCCTGGTCCTGCTGGGCCTCGGCGTGATCGCGTTCGCCATCGCCTACAAGCTCACCCCGGTGCCCGAGACCCAGCAGCTCAGCGCCCGCGAGCAGCTCAACGTCTTCTACTACTCCGACGGCAAGACCGTGCTCGTCGAGGAGGGCACCAACCGGCGCCCGGTCGACCTCGTGGAGATCTCCCTGCCCGTCCAGGAGGCGGTCATCTCCGCCGAGAACCGCAGTTTCCGGACCGACCCCGGCGTCTCCTTCTCCGGCACCTTCCGGGCGTTCTGGTCGACCGCCACCGGCAAGCAGGTCCAGGGCGGCTCGACCATCACCCAGCAGATGGTCCGCAACTACTACAGCGGCCTCAGCCAGGAACGCTCGATCTTCCGGAAGCTGAAGGAGGTGATGGTCTCGCTGAAGGTGAGCCAGTCCAGGGACAAGGACTGGATCATGGAGCAGTACCTCAACACCATCTACTTCGGCAGGCAGAGCTACGGCATCCAGGCCGCCGCCCAGTCCTACTTCAAGGTCGACGCCAAGGATCTCGACCCCGCGCAGAGCGCCTTCCTCGCCGCCGCGATCCAGCAGCCGACCCCGTTCAGCAAGGTCACCAAGGACAACCGCGCCGCCGTCGAGGAGCGCTGGCGGTACGTGGTGAAGGGCATGGTCGAGGCCAAGGACCTGACCCAGGCCGAGGCCGACGCGCTGAAGTTCCCGGTGCCGGTCAAGGAGAAGCAGAAGAACATCTACCGCGGCCAGGTCGGCTACATGGTCAACATCGCGAAGAAGGAACTGCGCGAGCAGCGCGGCATCGACGACGAGGACCTCGCCCTCGGCGGCCTGCGCATCGTCACCACCTTCCGCAAGCCGCTCATGGACGCCGCGGTCAAGGCCGTCACCGACAACGTCCCCGCGGACATGCCCAAGGAGCAGCGGATCGGCCTCACCTCCGTCGACCCGTCCAACGGCGAGGTCGTCGCCATGTACGGCGGGCGCGACTACCTCAAGGAGGCGATGAGCAGCTCGTTCGGGCTCAAGGCGCAGGCCGGATCCGGCTTCAAGCCGTTCGTGCTCGCCGCCGCGCTGGAGTCGGGCGTCCGGCTGTCGGACACCTACAGCGGCGCGGCTCCGCTCATGGTCGGGAACCACGCCATCGAGAACTCCTCGGGCCACAGCTACGGCTACCTCAACCTCGTGCAGATGACCCGGGACTCGGCCAACACCGCGTATGTGCGGCTCGGCCAGGAGATCGGCAACGACAAGGTGACGGCGATGGCCGAGAGCCTCGGGATCCCCGAGTCCCAGCTCACCGCGAACGGCGCCGACACCACGGCCGTCTACCCCCTCGGTGTCGCCGACGTGAGCCCGGCGCAGCAGGCCGGCGCCTACGCGGCCTTCGCCAACGAGGGCGTCTGGTACAAGCCGCACGTCATCAAGTCGATCACCGGGCGCAAGAAGGTCGAGCGGAAGGTCAAGAACGAGGGCGTCCGGGTGATGAGCAAGGACACCGCGGCAGACGCCACCTACGCGATGGAGCAGGTCGTCAACAGCGGCACCGGCACCGCCGCGAACCTGTACGACCGCGACGCCGCGGGCAAGACCGGCACCACCGACGGCGGCGCCGCGGTCTGGTTCAACGGCTATGTCCCGCAGCTGTCGACGTCCGTCGGCATCTTCCAGAGCAAGAACCTGTCGAAGTCCCTCGACCTGTCCCCGTACTCGGCGTACGGCGGCGTCCTGCCCGCGATGGTGTGGCGGCAGTACATGGAGACGGCCACCGCGGGCATGGAGGTCAAGGAGTTCCCCGACCCCGTCACCTACGACTACACGCCGCAGTACCAGTACAACCCGGACGACGACAACACGACGAGTCCGGGCAACGGCCCCGACACCAGCACCCCGACCGACGGCGAGAACAGCGGCGAGCCCACCGGCGAGACCCCGGAGGACCCCGACCAGACCGACCCCGGCACCGGTGAGGACCCGGGCGAGGGCGACGGCGGAGACGACGGGGCCGTGGACGATGGCGGCGACGGGGCGGAACCAGGAGTGGAGCCCGGCGCGGAGCCGGACGCGGGCGGCGGCCGATGA